A stretch of Candidatus Sphingomonas phytovorans DNA encodes these proteins:
- a CDS encoding TonB-dependent receptor — translation MGGTVRLITRQPDLDEFSGSGHAIVSSTRRGAANGTVDGSVNIPVVTDTLGIRAFAFWDYQSGVFTRIPSADAPTQYRPRDNVGSTRRYGAAIAARLQLLDNAVSITPRVVVQRSRTNAQPYADVVADNFVQQRLFDLDEGGSDDWNLFSLTGRYGADFGEFVSVTSQFNRDTSDSENASEAISALLGFTTPSLFRGSSRARTFVQEFRFTSEFKGPLQVTLGAFYQKSNNLVQIPPNIIDGIGDLYNYKSENRTVEKAVYGEANLDVTNKLQLIAGLRYFQNTVTLAVSQGGLAVGSGAGTFNEVQRENGFNPKFGIKYALSSDINLFANAAKGFRVGGANGYSESACAADRQALGISAEAARSYRSDSVWSYEAGVKSSLLNGRLIVNATAFRVEWSNIQQSIALACGFSIDQNGGHARSEGFELEAQASPATGLVLGAGVGYTNARITDPGALAILTPGARIQQVPRWNLTASADYKFAMANLPLTFHGDISHVGSSLSRSNLLTGRIRPAYDLANLRFGTDFERFNVTFFIKNVFDKIANLADVPPLAIEDPNRPRIAAGRPRTMGIDVRAKF, via the coding sequence ATGGGCGGCACGGTGCGGCTCATCACGCGACAGCCGGATCTGGATGAATTCAGCGGTAGCGGACACGCCATTGTTTCATCCACTCGTCGAGGCGCCGCAAACGGCACCGTCGACGGATCGGTGAATATCCCGGTGGTGACCGATACGCTCGGCATAAGAGCTTTCGCATTCTGGGATTATCAATCGGGCGTCTTCACCCGCATTCCGTCCGCTGATGCTCCAACTCAATATCGCCCCCGGGACAATGTCGGGTCGACCCGGCGCTACGGCGCCGCGATCGCTGCCCGGCTGCAACTTCTGGACAACGCGGTCAGCATAACGCCGAGAGTGGTTGTGCAGCGCTCTCGCACCAATGCTCAGCCATATGCCGATGTCGTTGCCGACAATTTTGTGCAGCAGCGGCTGTTCGATCTTGACGAAGGCGGGTCCGACGACTGGAATTTGTTCAGCCTGACCGGCCGCTACGGTGCCGATTTCGGGGAATTCGTCTCCGTGACGTCTCAGTTCAACCGTGACACGTCGGATTCGGAAAATGCGTCGGAAGCCATTTCCGCGCTGCTGGGATTCACCACGCCTTCGCTCTTCCGCGGATCGAGCCGTGCGCGAACCTTCGTACAGGAATTCCGCTTCACGTCAGAATTCAAAGGCCCCTTGCAGGTCACTCTTGGTGCCTTCTACCAGAAATCCAACAACCTGGTGCAGATCCCACCAAATATCATCGATGGCATCGGGGACCTGTACAACTACAAATCGGAAAACAGGACCGTCGAAAAGGCTGTCTATGGCGAAGCCAATCTCGATGTCACCAACAAACTCCAACTGATCGCCGGACTGCGCTATTTCCAGAACACGGTCACTCTCGCGGTGAGCCAGGGAGGACTCGCGGTCGGGTCCGGCGCGGGAACATTCAATGAAGTTCAGCGGGAAAACGGTTTCAATCCGAAGTTCGGGATCAAATATGCGCTAAGCTCTGACATCAATTTGTTTGCCAACGCGGCGAAGGGCTTTCGCGTCGGCGGCGCGAACGGATATTCCGAGAGCGCCTGCGCGGCTGATCGGCAGGCTTTGGGGATAAGTGCCGAGGCCGCGCGGTCCTATCGATCCGATTCCGTCTGGAGCTATGAGGCAGGTGTCAAATCCTCTCTTCTCAACGGGCGCCTGATCGTCAACGCGACGGCGTTCCGCGTCGAATGGTCGAACATCCAGCAAAGCATTGCCCTCGCCTGCGGCTTCTCGATTGACCAGAATGGCGGCCACGCCCGCAGCGAAGGATTTGAACTCGAGGCTCAGGCTAGTCCTGCGACGGGCCTCGTTCTCGGTGCCGGCGTGGGATACACCAACGCCAGAATTACCGACCCCGGTGCGCTTGCCATCCTCACGCCCGGCGCACGTATCCAGCAGGTTCCCCGCTGGAATCTGACCGCCTCGGCTGACTATAAGTTCGCGATGGCCAATCTGCCGCTGACATTTCATGGCGACATCTCCCATGTCGGCAGCAGCCTCAGCCGCAGCAATCTGCTGACCGGCCGAATCCGGCCCGCCTACGATCTCGCCAACCTGCGCTTCGGCACTGATTTCGAGCGTTTCAACGTCACGTTCTTCATCAAGAACGTCTTCGACAAGATCGCCAACCTCGCCGACGTTCCGCCGCTCGCCATCGAGGATCCCAATCGGCCTCGGATCGCCGCGGGGCGCCCCCGCACGATGGGGATCGACGTGCGCGCGAAATTTTGA
- a CDS encoding TetR/AcrR family transcriptional regulator codes for MISENPCFITFLKERLARNPPQQKGPRTRERLKIAAAEVLEEKGYLATKAGDIATRAGVAEGSFYIYFKDKTDSTITVLTTLLDEFVLLPSESADTTEHPFKAIRRANRRWISVARANPGLMRCVLQLGDENADFAAVVQRANRNWFGHVARSVARRRGVIDQAPTLFAVYLLGAMMDELLRKLIIYPDRDFLTLLQNLHGDDDMVADATSVLWLRVLYPDESLPRNLPRAVKAFANAILPG; via the coding sequence ATGATTTCCGAAAATCCTTGCTTCATCACCTTTCTGAAAGAGCGGCTGGCCCGGAATCCGCCTCAGCAGAAAGGCCCGCGCACCCGTGAGCGATTGAAGATCGCTGCCGCGGAGGTGCTTGAGGAGAAAGGCTATCTCGCGACAAAGGCAGGTGACATTGCGACACGCGCAGGCGTTGCCGAAGGTTCTTTCTATATATATTTCAAGGACAAGACCGATTCCACGATCACTGTCCTGACAACCCTTCTCGACGAGTTCGTGCTGCTGCCCTCGGAGTCGGCGGACACCACCGAGCACCCCTTCAAGGCCATTCGGCGGGCAAACCGCAGATGGATTTCCGTTGCACGCGCCAATCCAGGCCTCATGCGATGCGTTCTGCAACTCGGCGACGAGAATGCGGATTTCGCAGCGGTCGTGCAGCGGGCCAATCGCAACTGGTTTGGCCATGTGGCGCGCAGTGTCGCACGGCGTCGCGGCGTCATCGACCAGGCCCCGACTCTCTTCGCCGTGTACCTGCTTGGCGCAATGATGGATGAACTGCTCCGCAAGCTGATCATCTATCCGGACAGAGATTTTCTCACGCTATTACAGAATCTTCACGGCGATGACGACATGGTTGCCGACGCAACGAGCGTCTTGTGGTTGCGCGTGCTCTACCCCGATGAATCCTTGCCTCGCAATCTGCCGCGCGCCGTGAAGGCATTTGCGAATGCCATCTTGCCGGGATGA
- a CDS encoding MaoC family dehydratase, with protein MSDAAHTNGLLSVEPGALIGVSDWMTITQPMIDRFAEATLDDDPMHIDPEWGRAETPFGGTIAFGFLTMSLLTHMLHTVQPRDRRSQVATAGYYLNYGFNRLRLISPVATGSNVRGRFELMDRRKDERGRARLTIGATVEIENAEKPALVAEWLSVWVPPAGHQGA; from the coding sequence ATGAGCGACGCAGCGCATACAAATGGCCTCCTTTCGGTCGAGCCGGGTGCCCTGATCGGGGTATCGGACTGGATGACGATAACTCAACCCATGATCGATCGCTTCGCCGAGGCTACGCTCGATGACGATCCGATGCACATCGACCCGGAATGGGGGCGCGCCGAAACACCTTTTGGTGGTACGATCGCGTTCGGATTTCTTACCATGTCCTTGCTGACCCACATGCTCCATACCGTGCAACCCCGCGACCGGCGCTCGCAGGTCGCGACCGCTGGCTATTATCTCAACTACGGCTTCAATCGCTTGCGGCTGATCTCTCCCGTCGCAACGGGGAGCAATGTGCGGGGGCGGTTCGAACTAATGGATCGCCGCAAGGATGAACGCGGCCGCGCGCGCCTGACGATCGGCGCGACCGTGGAAATCGAGAACGCGGAAAAGCCGGCACTGGTGGCGGAATGGCTTTCCGTCTGGGTTCCTCCCGCAGGGCATCAGGGGGCATGA
- a CDS encoding class I adenylate-forming enzyme family protein, which produces MPDDERHAERISDFVFFHAQAQPDAIALVLGDRRWTYAALASAIDSLASAMAAAGIARGDRVATLQTPHPDYLVALLATASIGGIWVGLNPRYQLAELRHVLEDAEPKLFLARSEVAGRSYERELVGLCADLPAIRKLVIFDGDPEVPGAAMMADFLRDGHSLPREQLREARSGVGGRMPCLIVYTSGSTGQPKGAVLHHAGINEFCETQNRLWPLDPHRVVSYFPINHIGGVVDTVLPCIAAGGTVVFMEQFDPAGCLALMEREAVTFWISVPSGFRMQLDLPGFADYDLSAVQLVVWEGAEMPADMIARLLQICPRLATNYGMTETTSAITVVEPTDDIDILSRSVGSAFPNVEIRLADVDGVAVADGAEGEVQTRSGLNLLGYWRRPDASEACFTPDGFFRTGDLAVQHPDGSYRLVGRLKEMYKSGGYNVYPREVETVLERHPAVALAAVVARPDPVWQEVGVAYVHPSGDVDAETLEAHCREHLANYKIPKVFVIEPDLPMLPIGKIDKQELARRARELAS; this is translated from the coding sequence ATGCCGGATGACGAACGCCATGCCGAGCGGATCAGTGATTTCGTCTTCTTTCACGCACAGGCGCAGCCGGACGCGATCGCGCTCGTGCTTGGCGACCGCCGCTGGACTTATGCCGCTCTCGCTTCAGCCATAGACTCACTGGCGAGCGCCATGGCGGCGGCGGGCATTGCGCGGGGCGATCGTGTCGCGACATTGCAGACGCCGCATCCCGACTATCTGGTCGCGCTTCTTGCCACCGCGTCGATCGGCGGCATCTGGGTCGGATTGAATCCCCGATACCAGCTCGCCGAGTTACGCCATGTTCTGGAAGATGCTGAACCGAAACTGTTCCTTGCCCGCAGCGAAGTGGCCGGTCGCAGCTACGAGAGGGAATTGGTCGGCCTTTGTGCCGATTTGCCGGCAATCCGGAAGCTCGTCATCTTCGACGGGGACCCCGAGGTGCCCGGCGCAGCGATGATGGCCGACTTCCTGCGCGACGGCCACTCGCTCCCCCGAGAGCAACTTCGCGAGGCGCGATCCGGGGTCGGGGGACGGATGCCGTGCCTGATCGTCTATACCTCGGGATCGACCGGGCAGCCGAAAGGCGCCGTCCTGCATCATGCGGGGATCAACGAGTTCTGCGAGACTCAAAACCGGCTCTGGCCGCTCGATCCGCACAGGGTCGTCAGCTATTTCCCCATCAACCATATCGGCGGCGTGGTAGACACGGTGCTGCCCTGCATCGCGGCGGGCGGCACTGTCGTCTTCATGGAGCAGTTCGATCCGGCCGGCTGCCTGGCACTGATGGAGCGTGAGGCAGTCACCTTCTGGATTTCCGTTCCAAGCGGGTTCCGGATGCAGCTCGATCTGCCGGGTTTCGCCGATTATGATCTGTCGGCGGTTCAGCTCGTCGTCTGGGAAGGGGCGGAGATGCCCGCCGACATGATCGCGCGATTGCTGCAGATCTGCCCGAGGTTGGCGACCAACTATGGCATGACCGAGACGACGAGTGCGATCACCGTCGTCGAGCCGACCGACGATATCGACATCCTGTCCCGCTCGGTTGGGTCGGCATTCCCGAACGTGGAGATCAGGCTGGCCGATGTCGACGGCGTCGCCGTCGCCGATGGCGCCGAAGGCGAAGTGCAGACGCGATCCGGCCTCAACCTGCTCGGCTATTGGCGTCGGCCGGACGCGAGCGAGGCATGCTTCACGCCTGACGGTTTTTTCCGCACGGGCGATCTCGCCGTGCAGCACCCGGACGGCAGCTACCGTCTCGTGGGCCGGCTGAAGGAAATGTACAAATCGGGCGGCTACAATGTCTATCCGAGAGAAGTGGAAACCGTCCTGGAGCGGCATCCCGCGGTGGCTCTGGCCGCCGTTGTCGCCAGACCTGACCCGGTCTGGCAGGAGGTCGGGGTCGCCTATGTTCACCCGTCGGGCGACGTGGATGCTGAAACCCTGGAAGCGCATTGTCGGGAGCATCTCGCCAACTACAAGATTCCCAAGGTCTTCGTGATCGAACCGGATCTGCCGATGCTACCTATCGGCAAGATCGACAAGCAGGAGCTCGCACGGCGGGCTCGAGAACTCGCTTCGTAA
- a CDS encoding DUF2817 domain-containing protein, which translates to MDLNEAVQRSFSTSYSEARERFLAAAREAGAAMAHFPCPAHGPAGEALAMDVAYIEGARPDIIVISSGVHGVEGYAGSAVQIDTLLRGWSADGPGLLLIHFVNPYGMAWTCSDNEDGVDLNRNFLDFNQSPGYNHLYDEVEGFVCCPDLKGEGRVAADAAMNAYIEERGFDNFIRAIADGQHHRPGGYLYGGHAPVWSNLTLRNILREYTRGARRVAVIDVHTGLGDRGAALMLCINAPDLAADRASTWWDNLVLVPSADFPFAPVGTFVGSIWGFGLESELTVAALEVGTEPVERAFGALRNRKWLEKYGVFDSPEAPPILGEMHACLAPGDVEWRSATLSAGRKALDAAVAGIARGD; encoded by the coding sequence ATGGATTTGAATGAAGCGGTTCAGCGCTCCTTTTCGACCAGCTATTCCGAGGCTCGGGAGCGCTTCCTTGCTGCCGCACGGGAGGCTGGTGCTGCGATGGCCCATTTCCCATGCCCGGCCCATGGCCCTGCCGGGGAAGCCCTGGCGATGGATGTCGCCTATATCGAAGGCGCACGTCCCGACATCATCGTCATTTCGTCGGGGGTACATGGCGTCGAAGGGTATGCCGGCTCAGCGGTGCAGATCGATACGCTGCTGCGCGGCTGGTCAGCCGACGGGCCTGGCCTGCTCTTGATACATTTCGTCAATCCCTATGGCATGGCCTGGACCTGCAGTGACAATGAGGATGGCGTCGACCTCAACCGCAACTTCCTCGATTTCAATCAGTCGCCAGGATACAATCATCTATATGATGAGGTCGAAGGCTTTGTTTGCTGCCCCGACCTGAAGGGAGAGGGTCGGGTCGCCGCGGATGCGGCGATGAATGCCTATATCGAAGAAAGAGGCTTCGATAATTTCATCAGAGCGATCGCCGATGGGCAGCATCACCGACCCGGTGGCTATCTTTACGGCGGGCACGCTCCCGTCTGGTCCAATCTTACATTGCGCAACATCCTTCGGGAATACACCCGGGGTGCGCGACGGGTTGCCGTCATCGACGTGCACACCGGCCTTGGCGATCGCGGGGCGGCGTTGATGCTTTGCATCAATGCACCCGATCTCGCCGCTGATCGCGCGTCCACCTGGTGGGACAATCTGGTTCTCGTGCCCAGCGCTGATTTTCCCTTTGCGCCGGTCGGAACCTTTGTCGGCTCCATCTGGGGTTTTGGGCTGGAGTCGGAACTGACGGTCGCCGCGCTCGAGGTCGGCACTGAGCCGGTTGAACGTGCCTTTGGCGCCCTGCGCAATCGCAAATGGCTCGAAAAATACGGCGTTTTCGACAGCCCGGAGGCACCGCCGATCCTGGGGGAAATGCACGCCTGCCTTGCGCCCGGCGATGTCGAGTGGCGCAGCGCGACCCTCAGCGCGGGACGCAAGGCGTTGGACGCAGCTGTGGCCGGTATTGCCCGCGGCGATTGA
- a CDS encoding MFS transporter has translation MNATNPGAPRWHWWNRRNYTLFVLTTVYALNIADRFVLGTLIEPIKAEFHLSDGGVAFLTGVALAIFYVAAGIPLGLVADRTNRRNMIAWALLLWSGFTLLCGFSQTYWHLLLARIGVGVGEAGGTPPSQSLLADEFPAASRGSAMSVFSIGSTMGAALGMAGAGWLTDLYGWRQSLVVFGAIGLPLAVLVRLSLREPVRGATDDIQRDAAVSAPGIVDTLRYIRAHAAILHVLLGATVVTFSGAGLLWWTSAFLMRFHGLSAGEAGMSLGIMSAVGGSLAMLGTAWVMARLSSRDPRWQVWLVALVSVAAILPGLVAYSTHSLGMATLALWIFVPASCIYIGPTLALCQSLVPAEMRGQTVAILLFTANIANLVVAPQLIGSASDFIGPFLGDPHQSLRWVLVVCSFTGIWGGWHYYAAGRTIREDIL, from the coding sequence ATGAACGCCACCAATCCAGGCGCGCCGCGATGGCATTGGTGGAATCGTCGCAACTACACGCTGTTCGTCCTCACGACCGTCTATGCACTGAACATTGCCGACCGGTTTGTCCTGGGCACGTTGATCGAACCGATAAAAGCTGAATTCCATTTATCCGATGGAGGGGTCGCGTTTTTGACCGGCGTCGCGCTGGCGATCTTTTATGTGGCCGCCGGCATTCCGCTCGGCCTCGTGGCCGACCGGACGAACCGCCGTAATATGATCGCATGGGCGCTCCTTCTCTGGTCGGGGTTCACCTTGTTGTGCGGCTTCAGTCAGACCTACTGGCACCTTCTGCTTGCCCGGATCGGGGTGGGAGTGGGAGAAGCCGGAGGAACACCGCCTTCGCAATCGCTGCTTGCCGATGAATTTCCGGCCGCCAGCCGCGGTTCGGCCATGTCGGTCTTCTCGATCGGGTCAACGATGGGAGCGGCCCTCGGCATGGCGGGCGCGGGCTGGCTCACCGATCTCTACGGGTGGCGACAGAGCCTGGTCGTCTTCGGTGCGATCGGCCTGCCGCTCGCGGTGCTGGTCCGCCTGTCGCTGCGGGAGCCGGTACGCGGTGCGACGGATGACATCCAACGCGATGCTGCGGTCAGCGCGCCGGGTATCGTCGACACGCTTCGCTACATACGCGCGCATGCCGCCATTCTCCATGTCCTGCTCGGCGCGACAGTGGTCACCTTCTCGGGCGCGGGCTTGTTGTGGTGGACATCGGCCTTTCTAATGCGCTTTCACGGCCTCTCCGCCGGCGAGGCCGGCATGTCCCTGGGGATCATGAGCGCAGTCGGCGGCTCGCTGGCGATGCTGGGAACCGCCTGGGTCATGGCGCGGCTCTCGTCCCGCGATCCGCGCTGGCAAGTCTGGCTGGTGGCCTTGGTCAGCGTTGCGGCGATCCTCCCCGGGCTCGTTGCCTATTCGACGCATTCGCTTGGCATGGCGACGCTCGCGCTTTGGATCTTCGTGCCAGCGAGCTGCATCTATATCGGCCCGACTCTGGCGCTTTGCCAAAGCCTGGTCCCCGCCGAGATGCGCGGCCAGACCGTCGCGATTCTGCTGTTCACCGCGAACATCGCCAATCTGGTCGTTGCACCCCAGCTCATCGGCTCCGCATCCGATTTTATCGGCCCGTTTCTCGGTGATCCTCATCAATCGCTCCGCTGGGTGCTGGTGGTGTGCAGCTTCACCGGCATCTGGGGCGGCTGGCACTATTACGCCGCCGGCCGCACGATCAGGGAAGATATTCTATGA
- a CDS encoding ornithine cyclodeaminase family protein has translation MTGRPSVLLSYFDIIFQIGHVLPHTNSSCDAADLPPVVVISEAMATRLIGIEDAITAVESALASLDSGTSRAFAFSSGEGPGPGTRLGVKAGYDGLSCHPGAKLGSYWSENSRAGLANHGSTTLLLDDRTGRPCAFVAASYLTALRTAAADAVAVKYLARASASRLSILGSGHQAFYEALAVAEVRQLDQVSIWSRDPAAAVRLALRLREAGLPARAVEIEEAVTQADILCTVTASTQPLFDAALAAPGIHISAMGADGPGKQELPSALVESALLFTDLVSQSIVIGEFQHACRSGRVDPDRISPLGAVINGTATGRTSDHQTTIFDSSGVAVQDIAIAALALARARDSGMAHEIEF, from the coding sequence TTGACAGGCCGCCCTTCGGTCCTACTTTCCTATTTTGATATAATTTTCCAAATTGGACATGTCTTGCCACATACTAATTCTTCCTGCGATGCCGCCGACCTACCCCCCGTGGTCGTGATCAGCGAAGCGATGGCGACACGATTGATCGGCATTGAGGACGCCATCACCGCAGTCGAAAGTGCCCTGGCCTCGCTCGATTCGGGAACCAGTCGTGCTTTTGCTTTCAGTTCGGGAGAGGGCCCGGGCCCCGGCACGCGCCTCGGGGTCAAGGCTGGCTATGATGGCCTTTCATGTCATCCTGGAGCCAAGCTGGGCAGCTATTGGTCGGAGAACAGTCGCGCGGGACTGGCCAATCACGGCTCTACTACATTGCTGCTCGACGACCGCACCGGCCGTCCCTGCGCCTTTGTCGCAGCCAGTTACCTGACGGCCTTACGCACCGCCGCAGCCGATGCCGTGGCAGTGAAGTATCTGGCTCGCGCCTCGGCATCGCGGCTCTCGATCCTGGGAAGCGGTCATCAGGCCTTTTATGAGGCCCTGGCTGTCGCGGAAGTACGTCAGCTCGATCAAGTCTCGATATGGAGTCGGGATCCGGCGGCTGCGGTGCGGCTCGCCCTGCGACTTCGTGAAGCGGGACTTCCGGCGCGCGCCGTGGAGATCGAGGAGGCGGTGACGCAGGCCGATATCCTGTGCACCGTAACCGCATCTACCCAGCCGCTTTTCGACGCTGCGCTGGCGGCGCCCGGCATTCATATCTCAGCGATGGGCGCCGATGGTCCCGGCAAACAGGAACTTCCTTCCGCCCTTGTCGAATCCGCGCTGCTGTTCACCGATCTGGTCTCTCAGTCCATTGTGATCGGCGAGTTCCAGCACGCCTGCCGCTCGGGCCGCGTCGACCCGGACCGCATCAGCCCGCTCGGCGCCGTCATCAATGGCACGGCGACTGGCCGAACGAGTGACCACCAGACGACGATATTCGACAGTTCGGGCGTCGCGGTTCAGGATATCGCGATCGCCGCGCTCGCGCTGGCGCGAGCACGCGACAGCGGCATGGCTCATGAAATAGAGTTCTAG
- a CDS encoding XRE family transcriptional regulator encodes MANPPSSSYPLDVPMNTALFGSGKREMNNKATTRDLVHARVRALRLERGLTLADIEKATGLSVSLLSKMENGKVSLTYDKLAALAMALKIDIAELLAAETEGVRSSWGRRTLIRGGEGREVKTDAYLYRYLGVDLLDKRFTPIWGEIVARSVEECGGFSTHNSDEFIYVLKGVLELHTDTYAPSILNAGDSLYFDGRMAHAYVAAGEEPCHILSICSREGG; translated from the coding sequence ATGGCCAATCCGCCATCAAGTTCCTATCCGTTGGATGTGCCGATGAATACGGCATTATTTGGGAGCGGAAAGCGCGAAATGAATAACAAGGCGACGACGCGAGACCTCGTTCACGCCCGCGTGCGAGCGCTGCGGCTCGAGCGTGGGCTGACATTGGCTGATATCGAAAAGGCGACAGGCCTTTCGGTTTCGCTTTTGTCGAAGATGGAAAATGGCAAGGTTTCCCTGACCTATGACAAGCTTGCCGCTCTCGCAATGGCACTCAAGATCGATATCGCCGAACTGCTCGCCGCCGAAACGGAAGGGGTAAGGTCAAGCTGGGGACGGCGGACACTGATCAGGGGTGGAGAAGGGCGCGAAGTAAAAACGGACGCATATCTCTATCGCTACCTCGGCGTCGATCTTCTTGATAAGCGATTTACGCCAATTTGGGGCGAGATTGTCGCGCGCTCAGTAGAGGAATGTGGCGGATTCAGCACGCATAATAGCGATGAATTCATTTATGTTCTCAAAGGTGTGCTGGAACTTCACACCGATACCTATGCCCCATCGATCTTGAACGCCGGAGATTCACTCTATTTCGACGGAAGAATGGCGCATGCCTATGTCGCCGCTGGCGAAGAGCCTTGTCATATCTTGAGCATATGCTCCCGGGAGGGTGGATGA